DNA sequence from the Coriobacteriia bacterium genome:
CCGACCGCAAGAAGTGAGGAACGCACTTGCGCATGTGGAGCGGCAGCACTCCGACGCCGTCGTTGCTGTCGTCGCTGAACACTTCACCACCGGCGCCCTCGATCTGCTACGTGAGCACAACGTGAACTACCTGGACGACAGCCATTTCGTGTTTCAGGTCGACGACCCGTTCATTGCAGTGAACCGTGAGCGGGTGGCCAGGAGTGACAAGGCCCCTGCACGGAGCCGACAGGGTTTGGCCGGACGGATTGGCACGGCAGTCCAGGAGATCCTACTTGAAGATCGAGACTGTTGGCGCGTTACTGATCTTGCGGCGGCAGCAGGCGTTGCCATTGGAACTGCGCAAACGGCGCTGCAGCGACTGCAAGACCTTGAGCTCATGGAAGCTGAGGGTAGCGGCCCCCGGAAGCAGCGGAGGATCTTGGACAGGGGGGCGCTGCTGGACAAGTGGGCCGAGGACGCGGGTCGTGAGAGACGTCGCCTCCTGTCCACCTACGTCTATGCACAGGGGCCGAAGAACCTGGGGGCCAGCGTGTCCGAGCGCCTCGCCGGGCAAGGGATTGAGCACGCTGTAACGGGGGCTGTCGCCGGTCTCATCATTGCGCCTTACGCCACCGATGCCCGCATCTGTGAAGTCTGGGTTGGGCCGAACGTGGGCGGCGAAATGTTGACTGCAGCACTTGGCACGGAGGCGGTGGACAAGGGCGGAAACGTTGTCTTTCTTCAGGCCAGAACCGAGGCGCCGTTGTTCCGTGCTCAGAAGATGGAGAACGTTTCCGTTGCGAACGCAGCACGCGTGTATGCGGACCTGTTGCAGGATCCCAAACGCGGGCAGGAACAAGCTCAGTTTCTCCGCCAAGTCGTGCTGGGGCTCTAGATGAGCGACATCATCCGACGCGCAAGCGACTACGACGAGTACTCGACCGGTCTTTGCGAGCGTGCGCAACTTGCTTTGTTGAAGTGCGCAGGCCCATGGGGCGACCGT
Encoded proteins:
- a CDS encoding type IV toxin-antitoxin system AbiEi family antitoxin, with translation MFGSTGRDGCASSLMRWASDHRRVHHPKGRVDGWAGRDVIFSRNIRFMSDMNMRPKVKMAQPKRATKELETALREAGIRDVRSIPDAVLVQAGRAHVIEVKAVSAGHGRPQEVRNALAHVERQHSDAVVAVVAEHFTTGALDLLREHNVNYLDDSHFVFQVDDPFIAVNRERVARSDKAPARSRQGLAGRIGTAVQEILLEDRDCWRVTDLAAAAGVAIGTAQTALQRLQDLELMEAEGSGPRKQRRILDRGALLDKWAEDAGRERRRLLSTYVYAQGPKNLGASVSERLAGQGIEHAVTGAVAGLIIAPYATDARICEVWVGPNVGGEMLTAALGTEAVDKGGNVVFLQARTEAPLFRAQKMENVSVANAARVYADLLQDPKRGQEQAQFLRQVVLGL